A section of the Phaseolus vulgaris cultivar G19833 chromosome 8, P. vulgaris v2.0, whole genome shotgun sequence genome encodes:
- the LOC137824887 gene encoding uncharacterized protein, giving the protein MIPVEIQESSPYFQNFVAEESNEERKVNLDLLDEVRKEARIKAEALKRRVKYKHSSKLKPCQFQVADLVMRKAHPHQLENKLSPKWTGPFRVTEALGNGAYKLETSEGGAIPRTWNATNLKFYFS; this is encoded by the coding sequence atgattcccgtggagatccaggagagctcgccatacttccagaacttcgtggctgaagaatccaacgaagaaagaaaggtgaacctggacctactggatgaagtcaggaaGGAAGCAAGAATTAAAGCTGAAgctttgaagagaagggtgaaGTACAAGCACAGCTCAAAGTTGAAGCCTTGccagttccaggtcgccgacctggtgatgcggaaggcccacccacatcagctagagaacaagttgtcccccaagtggactggtcctttcagagtgacagaggcccttgggaatggggCATACAAGCTTGAGACGTCGGAGGGAGGCGCGATTCCTCGTACATGGAATGCgaccaacctcaagttttatttcagttga
- the LOC137824889 gene encoding uncharacterized protein, which produces MVRWAVELSEFDVQYEPRGPIKGQVYADFVVELSAADAHQEEANFWWLLSVDGSSNQQGSGVGVILEGPNGLLIEQALRAFKANNNQVEYEALIVGMLLAEEMGAQSLLAKSDSLLVTGQVIGEYQAKDPHMAVYLGYVQVLKGSFSVFELVHVLMEEGPSSPQYESQASKTKTV; this is translated from the coding sequence ATGGTACgttgggcagtggagctgtcagagttcgatgtccagtatgagcccagaggccCTATCAAGGGCCAAGtttatgcagattttgtggtagagctctccGCGGCAGATGCACACCAAGAGGAAGCCAACTTCTGGTGGCTGCTCTCTGTAGATGGGTCCTCTAACCAGCAAGGTAGTGGAGtgggagtcatcttggagggaccgaACGGGTTattgattgagcaggccctacggGCCTTCAAGGCCAACAACAATCAGGTGGAATATGAAGCCCTCATTGTTGGCATGCTATTAGCCGaggagatgggtgcgcagagtctgttggcgaagagtgactccCTATTAGTCACAGGTCAGGTGATAGGAGAATACCAGGCCAAGGACCCGCATATGGCCGTGTACCTAGGGTACGTCCAAGTTCTGAAGGGCTCGTTCTCGGTGTTTGAGCTTGTACACGTTctgatggaggaaggcccaagctcaccacaatatgaaagccaagcttccaagaccaagaccgtctag
- the LOC137824890 gene encoding uncharacterized protein, with protein MSGEAQEADQALDVDLVFTKADLRDVVPHENDSVVIWVVTAGRKVHRVLVDQGSSANVMFWTTFNKLQLSPDQLRPYTGCLYGFARDQVEVRGHLELRTTFTDGVVSRTENISYLVVNAPSAYNMLLGRPRLNRLRAVASTRHMKMKLPNLGGKVITIKSDQKEAKRCYENSLKTKRGVFMVTTRDPSEEGVARAEIARERRPEPAGDVLERKIGGNVRMYSFKLERGGG; from the coding sequence ATGTCAGGAGAGGCGCAAGAGGCAGATCAGGCCCTTGACGTTgaccttgtcttcaccaaggccgaccttCGAGATGTCGTCCCCCACGAAAATGACTCTGTGGTGATCTGGGTAGTGACCGCAGGGAGAAAGGTACACCGTGTACTGGTGGACCAGGGGAGCTCGGCAAATGTGATGTTTTGgacgaccttcaacaagttgcagttgtcccctgatcaatTGAGGCCTTACACTGGCTGTTTGTACGGCTTTGCAagagaccaggtggaggtgcgtggGCACCTAGAGCTGAGGACCACCTTCACAGATGGAGTCGTGTCTCGCACAGAGAACATAAGTTACCTCGTCGTTAACGCCCCCTCAGCCTATAACATGTTGTTGGGTAGACCCAGACTAAACAGGCTAAGGGCGGTGgcatcgacgaggcacatgaagatgaagctgcctaACTTGGGAGGAaaggtgatcaccatcaagtcagatcagaaggaggctaagagatgttatgagaatagcctcaagacaaagagaggggtGTTCATGGTCACCACACGAGACCCAAGTGAAGAAGGGGTCGCCCGTGCAGAGATTGCTAGGGAGAGGCGACCCGAACCAGCAGGAGACGTCCTGGAGAGGAAGATTGGTGGCAATGTTAGAATGTATagctttaaactagagagggggggggggtga
- the LOC137824891 gene encoding uncharacterized protein yields the protein MAKVKLKQERSSHSFHGRQTSPRHSSKDSSNAHDHGEESRRRRHRHHSNGGSHHREQRHHQETKPQVPFVKVPSFSGDSDPNFYIEWEAKCEHIFNTYEVEEDQKVKIATLEFVDYAMKWWHNLVTDVFYNKRPPVVSWNDLIECMHFRFVPPHFRKDLMLKLQLFQQGTLSVDAYFKELETLLLQVNLKESEEAMIARFFSGLRRDIQDVVELQEYSSLGSLVHLAMKVEAQIAKRNAFKNSLNDGYYNNSWKNKNSFSKLPSKDSSFKPKESRPSTSTPKSPIKSSSKKCFKCLGYGHIVSNCPSKRNMYVHNGIVVSEHDSDSPKHSSHSRTSSEHESESPLEGDLLVERHLLGQVILKSLSPREIHEDQILMKKKRESENVKSSKKSLLISSHVVQKEIVSQNPIFLAISRPLKLEKLEDSPHCLDNLVEEFHDVFQDPPKGLPPLTGIEHQIDLIPGSSLPNRPAYRTNPSETREIRQQVEELIAKGWVQDSMSPCAMPIILVPKKDGTWRTCSDCRAINNITIKYRHPIPRLDDLLDKLHGSQIFTKIDLKSGYNQIPCLCLTIRWMLDKYANLAKCMFALDHIEFLGFVVSIKGVHVDQSKVVAIQNWPTPTNVNDVRSFHGLASFYRRFVPNFGTIAAPLNDIVKKDVVFKWEEEQQHAFDVLKEKLTNAPILALPNFAKTFEIECDASSIGIGAVLLKEGHPTTYFSEKLKVNSTTSHSPFEVVYGFNPLTPLDLLPIPILDDVLCKDGDEKASFIKNLHNDIKLRIEKKVSKYDELANKRRKALLFDVGDWVWLHLRKDRFPTQRKYKLMPRGDGPFQVLNRINNNAYELDMPDTFLGSHTFNISDLTPFFVGLQNSGRTLSNSGSMMEIKIKKRKKTKMKMLKRLLAHHHFYLKGLQGANLRN from the exons ATGGCAAAGGTTAAATTGAAGCAAGAGAGATCTTCCCATTCTTTTCATGGTAGACAAACTTCTCCTCGGCATTCTTCCAAAGACTCTTCAAATGCTCACGACCATGGAGAGGAGTCTAGAAGGAGGAGGCATCGTCATCATTCCAATGGAGGAAGCCACCACCGTGAACAAAGACATCACCAAGAGACCAAGCCTCAAGTTCCTTTTGTAAAAGtccctagctttagtggtgatagtgatcctaatttCTATATAGagtgggaggctaaatgtgaacacaTTTTTAACACCTATGAGGTTGAGGAGGACCAAAAGGTGAAGATAGCCACCTTAGAATTtgtagattatgccatgaaatggtggcataacCTTGTAACGGACGTTTTctataacaagagacctcccgtggtctcttggaacgatttgataGAGTGTATGCACTTTAGatttgtgccaccacacttcaggaaagacctcatgttgaagctccaactgtttcaacaaggcacgctaagtgtggatgcctattttaaagagttagaaacgcttttacttCAAGTTAATTTGaaagagagtgaggaagctatgatagctaggtttttcagtggcctaagaagggatattcaagatgttgttgaacttcaagagtattcatctttgggatctttggttcatcttgcaatgaaggttgaagcCCAAATTGCTAAAAGAAATGCTTTTAAAAACTCTctcaatgatggttactacaacaactcttggaaaaataaaaactctttttcaaagcttccttctaaggattcttctttcaaacctaagGAGTCTAGgccttctacttctactcctaaatctccaatcaaatcgtctagtaagaaatgctttaaatgtttgggttatggtcacattgtttctaattgtccttctaaaaggaatatgtatgtgcataatggcattgtagttagtgagcatgattccgaTTCACCTAAGCATTCTTCACATTCTAGGACATCAAGTGAGCATGAGAGCGAaagtccacttgaaggagatttgttggtTGAGAGACATCTTCTTGGTCAA gtcatattaaaatctctctctccaagagaaatCCATGAAgaccaaattcttatgaagaaaaagagggagagtgaaaatgTAAAGAGTTCAAAAAAATCCCTTCTTATTTCTAGCCATGTGGTCCAAAAGGAAATAGTTTCCCAAAATCCTATCTTTTTAGCTATTTCTAGACCTCTTAAGTTAGAAAAACTTGAGGATAGTCCGcattgtttggataacttgGTAGAGGAATTTcatgatgtgtttcaagatcctcctaaagggcTTCCACCTTTAacagggattgaacaccaaattgatttaattccaggttcttctttaccaaatcgtcccgcatataggaccaaccCAAGTGAAACTagggaaattcgccaacaagtagAAGAGTTGATTGctaaagggtgggttcaagatagtaTGAGCCCTTGTGCCATGCCTATtatacttgtccctaaaaaagatgggacatggaggacGTGTTCCGATTGTAGGGCTATAAacaacattacaattaagtataggcatcccatccctaggcttgatgatttgttggataaATTGCATGGTTCCCAAATTtttaccaaaattgatcttaaaagtgggtataatcaaatcc cttgtctttgCTTGACCATAAGATGGATGTTAGACaagtatgctaaccttgctaaatgtatgtttgcacttgatcatatagaattcctagggtttgttgttagcattaaaggggtgcatgtagatcaatcCAAGGTAGtcgccattcaaaattggccaacACCTACCAATGTGAATGatgtccgaagttttcatggccttgcttctttttatagaaggtttgtgcccaACTTTGGTACCATAGCCGCCcctctcaatgatatagtaaaaaaggatgtggtttttaaatggGAAGAAGAGCAACAACACgcttttgatgttttaaaagaaaaattgactaatgctcccattttagcccttcctaattttgctaaaacatttgagatagaatgtgatgcttcaagtataggcattggggctgttctccttaaAGAGGGCCACCCGACaacttattttagtgagaaattgaaag taaattctaccacctcacattctccttttgaggttgtctatgggtttaatcccttaacacctcttgatcttctacCTATTCCGATACTTGATGATGTATtatgcaaagatggggatgaaaaggcttcttttataaaaaatttgcaTAATGACATCAAGTTAcgaattgagaagaaagttagCAAGTATGATGAACTTGCCAACAAAAGGAGGAAAGCATTATTGTTTGATGtaggtgattgggtttggcttcacttgaggaaagatcgttttcctactcaaagaaagtacaaacttatgcctcgtggagATGGACCTTTTCAAGTCCTAAATAGGATTAATaataatgcttatgagttagatatgcctgatacatttcTTGGAAGCcatacatttaatatcagtgatctaactcctttttttgtaggtctccagaattcgggTCGAAcactctccaactcggggagtatgatggagatcaagatcaagaagagaaagaagacgAAGATGAAGATGCTCAAAAGATTATTAGCTCATCATCAtttttacctcaaaggattacaaggagcaaatttaaggaattag